The Terriglobales bacterium DNA segment CTGCCCGACCGCATCTCCGGGCCGTAGGAGGGTAGCCAGCTCACTTCCATCTTCTCCGCCATGCCCATCTCGGCCAGCAACTGACCCAGCAGCAGCACTCCCTGGCCGCCGAAGCCCGCGATCTTGATGGTGATCTCGCGAGCGGGATGTTTATGGCCGTTGCCCTGCACCGCTAGCGGCTGCCGGTCGATCTCCAGTACCTCGCGCACTGACTTCTGCGGCGGCTCGGCGACCTTGGGGATCTCCACCACCCGGTCTCGGAAGACATTGAGCGGGAAGATGGGGATCATCTTCTCCGCCACCCAGGCGCGCGCCTGCACCGGGTCGAGCTTCCAGATGGTGGGGCAGGGCGACAGGATCTCGACCAGCGAGAACCCGACGCCCTTCACCTGGTTCTCCAGCGCCTTGCGGATGGCCCTGCGCGCTTTCATGATGTTCTTGTTGTCGCTGAGCGCTACCCGCTCCAAATACACCGGCGCTTCCAGGGTGGAAAGCAGTTCGCACACGTGGAGGGGGAATCCCTCGTTGCTCGGCCGACGCCCCCAGGGACTGGTGGTGCTGGGCATGCCGACCAGGGTGGTGGGCGCCATCTGCCCGCCGGTCATGCCGTAGATGGCGTTGTTGATGAAGAAGCAGGTGATCT contains these protein-coding regions:
- a CDS encoding 2-oxoacid:acceptor oxidoreductase family protein, translating into VSPVGCSVFAYYYFDVGNIQAAHGRTPAVATAAKRANPNSIVVAYQGDGDLAAIGTAEIIHAANRGEKITCFFINNAIYGMTGGQMAPTTLVGMPSTTSPWGRRPSNEGFPLHVCELLSTLEAPVYLERVALSDNKNIMKARRAIRKALENQVKGVGFSLVEILSPCPTIWKLDPVQARAWVAEKMIPIFPLNVFRDRVVEIPKVAEPPQKSVREVLEIDRQPLAVQGNGHKHPAREITIKIAGFGGQGVLLLGQLLAEMGMAEKMEVSWLPSYGPEMRSGSAHCHVCFSRERVGSPLISHPDVLIAMNEISLRKFAPQVEAGGLIIYSRDRLPEDFEVPAGARAVCVPAFEMADELGSAKVANVILLGALLAETECLPASTAEAVLATKVKNPKYVELNRKALAAGRRYDEHELHVPVSQPDGFAG